GACCAATACTTAAGCCAGGACTAAATGCATCTGTAAACTGTATACTCGCAGATACTTCGCCTTCTTCCCCAACATTTGCATGCTGTAGTGCAATCGCCGCTGTTGTTGGTTGTGCTAAGCCAATACCAAATCCAGTAAGTATTTGAGATAAAATCGCCAATACAATTCCACCTATAGGTAAACTTACAGCCAAAATAACGGCTGTAACACCAATTATCATAAAGCAAACACCAATTGTTATCCTTATCTTTCTTCCGCTTCCTCGATCCTTAGTATCTAATCGCGATTGGATCCATGCAGCTATCGACCAGCTTAAAGCTCCAGCAGCAACAACTAATCCTGCAAGATCAGCAGGTAATTTCTTGACTTCCGTCAATGCTAAAACAACATAGCTTTCAGTAGCGAAATAACAAGCAACAAATAATCCTCTAGTGGCAAGAGTCGCAGGTAATCCTCTTGTTGCCGCAAATGTTCCCCTCGGTAATAGCTTTCGTAATGGCTGAATCATTGCCAAGATACCTATAAATGAAAGTACTATTCCCTTCCACTCTGTGATAGTGCCTAATCCAGCTAGCAGGATGCCCGTTCCAATAGCAAGCAACACGGCATATAGTTCTTTACTACCGCTAGTTGACCCTTCCTTCTCTATTACTGAAAATTTACGAAATACAGGGAGAGTTAGCATTACACCTAATCCAATTAATGGAATTACTAGCCAAAAAACAAATCTCCAAGAAATTAATTCTGATATAAGTCCAGCTATATAAGGTCCAATTAACGCGGGTAAGATATAAGCACTTGAAAACATTGCAAGTATTTTTGTTCGCAGATGATCGGGATATCCTAGAGTAATACTATAATAGACACAGGTAATAATTGCGCCTGCACCAAACCCCTGAAGCACTCTCCCAATAATCAGCATATACATATTCACCGATGAAGCAGCGAGAACAATCCCCGCTACAAATAAAAGATTAGAAACTATAAATACTGCAAACACACCATTTTTGCTTATACGCTGCCCAATTACCATTGTTCCAATAATTTGCGCCAAAAGAAAGGCAGTGAATATCCAGCCATATAAATGGAACCCATTTAATTTCTGCGCCAAATTCGGTGCGATGGTAGTGATAGCAAGCCCTTCAAAGGCAACTGTAGTAACAGCAAGAATAACTCCAATTGTTAAAGCTCTATACTTGCTGTCAAATATTCCTTCATTTTTTTCAGGCATCATTTACTCCCCCTATATTATTGTCA
This genomic stretch from Lysinibacillus pakistanensis harbors:
- a CDS encoding MFS transporter, which encodes MPEKNEGIFDSKYRALTIGVILAVTTVAFEGLAITTIAPNLAQKLNGFHLYGWIFTAFLLAQIIGTMVIGQRISKNGVFAVFIVSNLLFVAGIVLAASSVNMYMLIIGRVLQGFGAGAIITCVYYSITLGYPDHLRTKILAMFSSAYILPALIGPYIAGLISELISWRFVFWLVIPLIGLGVMLTLPVFRKFSVIEKEGSTSGSKELYAVLLAIGTGILLAGLGTITEWKGIVLSFIGILAMIQPLRKLLPRGTFAATRGLPATLATRGLFVACYFATESYVVLALTEVKKLPADLAGLVVAAGALSWSIAAWIQSRLDTKDRGSGRKIRITIGVCFMIIGVTAVILAVSLPIGGIVLAILSQILTGFGIGLAQPTTAAIALQHANVGEEGEVSASIQFTDAFSPGLSIGLGGAFLAISETLQWGIINGILLALSLQLVLLLLSFVISFRIKPKNISYHKTRFEE